The following coding sequences lie in one Nocardioides sambongensis genomic window:
- a CDS encoding DUF3375 domain-containing protein, which yields MSDIAGELARVKGAFAQPTLTLLHQRQAPVVITVFRAAFGRNNRPIPTARLHTQVEEHLAEIRQSGELEVPSGSGRDLCQRWMRGQWLVRALDETGDEVYSLTSHAQQALELVTGMTRDRATLSEHRIATILGTVRRFNSEANPDRTARVTLLNEEIARLQTERDRLVDGAELVSATEDFMHEGFTELLSLISALPSDFARVEERFGQIRSEILAAFRAEDRPAGEVIDEYLARADTLMTATHEGRAFEGAFALLRDDALVTQLRDDLGALLDHPLSDRILADAERAELRGTVKLVRDGLDRVLAQRSRVTATLKEYIVSHDVARDRELEQTLRQVESELMTWMATTGPRATHAVPLLPARVSVDHLRERFYDPADDVLPEPIGAADQDGAPRTALADLRAQGGPQFTTLRRRIDDALASASPADSLGALFERLEPTLRRPVEIFGLLHLAADRGWLAADDPPAGAESASGGLETYGTIRPDGSRRDLAVPRLALPDPDLAPDRQPAPAETAPEEKTQ from the coding sequence ATGAGCGACATCGCCGGTGAGCTGGCGCGCGTCAAGGGCGCGTTCGCGCAACCGACCCTGACGCTGCTGCACCAGCGGCAGGCGCCCGTGGTGATCACCGTGTTCCGGGCGGCGTTCGGGCGCAACAACCGGCCGATCCCGACCGCGCGGCTGCACACCCAGGTCGAGGAGCACCTCGCCGAGATCCGCCAGTCCGGCGAGCTCGAGGTGCCCAGCGGGAGCGGACGCGACCTGTGTCAGCGGTGGATGCGCGGCCAGTGGCTGGTCCGGGCGCTGGACGAGACCGGCGACGAGGTCTACTCGCTGACCTCGCACGCACAGCAGGCGCTGGAGCTGGTGACCGGCATGACCCGGGACCGGGCGACGCTGAGCGAGCACCGGATCGCGACCATCCTGGGCACCGTCCGGCGGTTCAACTCCGAGGCCAACCCCGACCGCACCGCGCGGGTCACGCTGCTCAACGAGGAGATCGCGCGGCTCCAGACCGAGCGGGACCGGCTCGTCGACGGGGCGGAGCTGGTCAGCGCCACCGAGGACTTCATGCACGAGGGCTTCACCGAGCTGTTGTCGCTGATCTCCGCGCTCCCCAGTGACTTCGCCCGGGTGGAGGAACGCTTCGGCCAGATCCGCAGCGAGATCCTGGCGGCCTTCCGGGCCGAGGACCGGCCGGCCGGCGAGGTGATCGACGAGTACCTGGCGCGCGCCGACACGCTGATGACGGCGACCCACGAGGGTCGCGCCTTCGAGGGCGCGTTCGCGCTGCTGCGCGACGACGCGCTGGTCACCCAGCTGCGCGACGACCTCGGGGCGCTGCTCGATCATCCGCTCTCGGACCGGATCCTCGCCGACGCCGAGCGGGCCGAGCTGCGCGGCACCGTCAAGCTCGTCCGGGACGGACTGGACCGGGTGCTCGCCCAGCGCTCGCGGGTGACCGCCACGCTGAAGGAGTACATCGTCTCCCACGACGTGGCTCGGGACCGTGAGCTGGAGCAGACCCTGCGCCAGGTCGAGTCGGAGCTGATGACGTGGATGGCGACCACCGGGCCGCGGGCCACGCACGCCGTCCCGCTGCTGCCGGCCCGGGTCAGCGTCGACCACCTCCGGGAGCGCTTCTACGATCCGGCCGACGACGTGCTGCCCGAGCCGATCGGCGCGGCGGACCAGGACGGCGCGCCGCGGACCGCGCTCGCCGACCTGCGCGCCCAGGGCGGCCCGCAGTTCACCACGCTGCGCCGCCGCATCGACGACGCGCTCGCCTCGGCCTCGCCGGCCGACTCGCTCGGCGCGCTCTTCGAGCGGCTGGAGCCGACCCTGCGCCGCCCGGTAGAGATCTTCGGGCTGCTCCACCTGGCCGCGGACCGGGGCTGGCTGGCCGCGGACGATCCGCCGGCCGGCGCGGAGTCCGCGTCGGGCGGGCTGGAGACCTACGGCACGATCCGGCCGGACGGGAGCCGGCGGGACCTCGCCGTGCCGAGGCTGGCCCTGCCGGACCCCGACCTGGCGCCGGACCGGCAGCCCGCCCCCGCAGAGACCGCACCCGAGGAGAAGACCCAGTGA
- a CDS encoding DUF4194 domain-containing protein translates to MSVEADPTEQTWSDPGDPGDRAEEMSVSLFEGDEGGLEYAQRQALVALLKQRFISARTHPRDWQVLLDHERMLRSRLNELFLELAVDRTREVAWKRQATSETGGRFPTLLYDAAWSREETLVLVHLRDRLRAGLSAGDARVYIDREDIVEYVASFRPTHATDESGDEKRARNAVLSVVKAGLLIGAPADDRYEISEAVEPLLPLELLQDLLEALRRTNGTEPEPEPTDLFEQDGDEAITGRTDHAGGRDGLGGRDGTDSTGEPA, encoded by the coding sequence GTGAGCGTCGAGGCCGACCCGACCGAGCAGACCTGGAGCGACCCGGGGGACCCGGGCGACCGCGCGGAGGAGATGTCGGTCTCTCTCTTCGAGGGCGACGAGGGCGGTCTGGAGTATGCCCAGCGGCAGGCGTTGGTGGCCCTGCTCAAGCAGCGCTTCATCAGCGCCCGCACCCACCCCCGTGACTGGCAGGTGCTGCTCGACCACGAGCGGATGCTGCGCTCGCGGTTGAACGAGCTCTTCCTCGAGCTCGCGGTGGACCGCACCCGCGAGGTCGCCTGGAAGCGGCAGGCCACCTCCGAGACCGGCGGCCGGTTCCCCACGCTGCTCTACGACGCCGCCTGGTCGCGGGAGGAGACGCTGGTGCTGGTGCACCTGCGTGATCGGCTGCGTGCCGGGCTCTCCGCCGGCGACGCCCGGGTCTACATCGACCGCGAGGACATCGTCGAGTACGTCGCCAGCTTCCGCCCCACGCACGCGACCGACGAGTCCGGCGACGAGAAGCGCGCCCGCAACGCCGTCCTGAGCGTGGTCAAGGCCGGGCTGCTGATCGGCGCCCCGGCCGACGACCGCTACGAGATCAGCGAGGCCGTCGAGCCCTTGCTGCCGCTGGAGCTGCTGCAGGACCTGCTGGAAGCGCTGCGGCGGACGAACGGCACCGAGCCCGAGCCCGAGCCGACCGATCTCTTCGAGCAGGACGGCGACGAGGCGATCACCGGACGCACGGACCACGCCGGCGGGCGGGACGGCCTGGGCGGCCGGGACGGCACCGACAGCACGGGGGAGCCCGCATGA
- a CDS encoding ATP-binding protein, which produces MSSDVTDPAGPESTDTATTDTDSIDAESADGLFEHRLVATPVDDTVQWRASLLQLVNWGGFGGLTTVPLGADATMISGASGVGKSTILDAYTALMMPSDTKFNGASNDAVAGRARSVGQRNLLSYLRGAVDVIDDPKTGRPVEKLLRGKGADTWGAVAVTFVNDQGRQFTALRTYYVPRRALRSADVQMQLATHEGPLALQALEVAVPERFHASTLKKLFPGIRVHRTYAEFSAVLHARLGIGANGDGAKALRLLARIQAGNQVRSVDELYKDMVLERPATYAAADRAIDHFDDLDAAYTAMRTEEQKLALLEPIDDLHERLVAAQRRADDLDAFGVTRAGETPLRQWLLRTHLRLLETAVGTNRVDRLATAEALAAGANAEAALLADLENAKDAHRAAGGSTLQSLGTSVEQEQVVRDDRAGRRAALQERILPLLEVADESTEDLEEALVSAEAFADLQRTAREWLDGWNDEQARLKRERDAVRDRLFPIKQRQDELGRERASLAHRSGRVPAHLDDLRSEVARASGLGVEELPFVAELIDVAPEEAGWRTAIETVLGASARMMLVPIDRLAGFSAAIDGLRLRGRLTFEGVELGLPDTGPEDPERVAGKLVFKDSPFSGWVQAHVAEPGRNALCVESAAGLDGGGFRVTESGQTRSGRRGSHGRNDSRAIIGFSNDEALAEIDGEAAALERDLERIDAQLAELDRRAGVLEQRRTAYDAVAVARFEDIDVAGSERRIADLERRRTEILGADDRLQVLQEQIEDLSVRLEDARQQRYGLDQRQRELNAQHAELVDSEDLVKDRIEALERAGTAEVTEAQSAALTEEFAAAVAPGDPEELDRFTENSHRLAERLRSAVADAEAEIRRVTDDLTAIFRMYKFQWDSPNLAAGVESYPDYARILEDIRATGLAERRTEWRRRLTEWSGQDLVPLLGAMASSVEEIEDRLEPINAILRRLEFGSAGDRLRIRLRRLAPAHVQAFLKDLRTLSAGSAATGAEAGQELSEADLEKRFTALSRFMHQLRRPGPTGEPTDRDRLLDVRRHVEISAERYDSLTGEVRATYRTLGEKSGGESQELVAFIVGSALRFRLGDEMRSRPRFAPVFLDEGFVKADSEFAGRAVRAWRGLGFQLIIGVPLDKVTGLEPHMDELLAITKSSTTHQSWITPIRDAADA; this is translated from the coding sequence ATGAGCAGCGACGTGACCGATCCGGCCGGCCCCGAGAGCACGGACACCGCGACCACGGACACCGACAGCATCGACGCCGAGAGCGCCGACGGCCTCTTCGAGCACAGGCTGGTCGCCACGCCTGTCGACGACACCGTCCAGTGGCGCGCCAGCCTCCTGCAGCTGGTCAACTGGGGTGGTTTCGGCGGTCTGACCACGGTCCCGCTCGGCGCCGACGCCACGATGATCTCCGGCGCCTCCGGTGTCGGGAAGTCGACGATCCTCGACGCCTACACGGCGCTGATGATGCCCTCGGACACCAAGTTCAACGGCGCCTCCAACGACGCGGTCGCCGGCCGTGCCCGGAGCGTCGGGCAGCGCAACCTGCTCTCCTACCTGCGCGGTGCGGTCGACGTGATCGACGATCCGAAGACCGGTCGGCCGGTGGAGAAGCTGTTGCGTGGCAAGGGCGCCGACACCTGGGGCGCGGTGGCGGTCACGTTCGTGAACGACCAGGGCCGGCAGTTCACCGCGCTGCGCACCTACTACGTGCCACGGCGGGCGTTGCGCTCCGCGGACGTTCAGATGCAGCTGGCCACCCACGAGGGTCCGCTGGCACTGCAGGCCCTGGAGGTCGCCGTACCGGAGCGGTTCCACGCGAGCACGCTGAAGAAGCTCTTCCCCGGCATCCGGGTGCACCGCACCTATGCGGAGTTCTCCGCGGTGCTGCACGCCCGGCTCGGCATCGGCGCCAACGGCGACGGCGCGAAGGCGCTGCGCCTGCTGGCCCGGATCCAGGCCGGCAACCAGGTCCGCAGCGTCGACGAGCTCTACAAGGACATGGTGCTGGAGCGGCCGGCGACCTATGCCGCCGCCGACCGCGCGATTGACCACTTCGACGACCTCGACGCCGCTTACACCGCGATGCGCACCGAGGAGCAGAAGCTGGCCCTCCTCGAGCCGATCGACGACCTGCACGAACGGCTCGTCGCCGCGCAGCGGCGCGCCGACGACCTGGACGCGTTCGGCGTCACCCGCGCGGGGGAGACGCCGCTGCGGCAGTGGCTGCTGCGCACCCACCTGCGGCTGCTCGAGACGGCGGTCGGCACCAACCGGGTGGACCGGCTCGCCACCGCGGAGGCGCTCGCCGCCGGCGCGAACGCCGAGGCGGCGCTGCTCGCCGACCTGGAGAACGCGAAGGACGCGCACCGGGCCGCCGGTGGCTCGACGCTGCAGTCGCTGGGCACCTCGGTCGAGCAGGAGCAGGTGGTCCGGGACGACCGCGCCGGGCGCCGGGCCGCGCTGCAGGAGCGGATCCTCCCGCTGCTCGAGGTCGCCGACGAGTCGACCGAGGACCTCGAGGAGGCGTTGGTCTCGGCGGAGGCGTTCGCCGACCTGCAGCGGACCGCGCGGGAGTGGCTGGACGGCTGGAACGACGAGCAGGCGAGGCTCAAGCGGGAGCGCGACGCCGTCCGCGACCGTCTCTTCCCGATCAAGCAGCGCCAGGACGAGCTCGGCCGGGAGCGCGCGTCGCTGGCGCACCGCTCGGGGCGGGTCCCGGCGCACCTCGACGACCTGCGCAGCGAGGTGGCGCGTGCCAGCGGGCTCGGCGTGGAGGAGCTGCCCTTCGTCGCCGAGCTGATCGACGTGGCGCCCGAGGAAGCCGGGTGGCGCACCGCGATCGAGACCGTGCTCGGCGCCTCGGCGCGGATGATGCTGGTGCCGATCGACCGCCTGGCGGGCTTCTCCGCGGCCATCGACGGCCTCCGGCTGCGGGGGAGACTCACCTTCGAGGGCGTCGAGCTGGGCCTGCCCGACACCGGCCCCGAGGACCCGGAGCGGGTCGCCGGCAAGCTGGTCTTCAAGGACTCCCCGTTCTCCGGTTGGGTGCAGGCCCACGTCGCCGAGCCGGGCCGCAACGCGCTGTGCGTGGAGAGCGCCGCCGGACTGGACGGCGGGGGCTTCCGGGTCACCGAGTCCGGCCAGACCCGCAGCGGTCGCCGTGGGTCGCACGGGCGCAACGACTCCCGCGCGATCATCGGCTTCTCCAACGACGAGGCGCTGGCCGAGATCGACGGTGAGGCCGCCGCGCTGGAGCGCGACCTGGAGCGGATCGACGCCCAGCTCGCCGAGCTCGACCGCCGGGCCGGCGTCCTCGAGCAGCGCCGCACCGCGTACGACGCCGTGGCGGTCGCCCGCTTCGAGGACATCGACGTCGCCGGCAGTGAGCGACGCATCGCCGACCTGGAGCGTCGCCGTACCGAGATCCTGGGCGCCGACGACCGGCTGCAGGTGCTGCAGGAACAGATCGAGGACCTGAGCGTGCGCCTGGAGGACGCCCGGCAGCAGCGCTACGGGCTGGACCAACGGCAGCGCGAGCTCAACGCCCAGCACGCCGAGCTGGTCGACTCCGAGGACCTGGTCAAGGACCGCATCGAGGCTCTCGAGCGGGCCGGGACCGCCGAGGTGACCGAGGCGCAGTCGGCCGCGCTGACCGAGGAGTTCGCCGCCGCCGTCGCCCCGGGCGACCCCGAGGAGCTCGACCGGTTCACCGAGAACTCCCACCGGCTGGCCGAGCGGCTGCGGTCGGCGGTCGCCGACGCAGAGGCGGAGATCCGCCGGGTCACCGACGACCTGACCGCCATCTTCCGGATGTACAAGTTCCAGTGGGACTCGCCCAACCTCGCCGCGGGGGTGGAGTCCTACCCCGACTACGCCCGGATCCTGGAGGACATCCGGGCCACGGGCCTGGCCGAGCGCCGCACGGAGTGGCGCCGTCGGCTCACCGAGTGGAGCGGCCAGGACCTGGTGCCCCTGCTCGGGGCGATGGCCTCCTCGGTGGAGGAGATCGAGGACCGGCTGGAGCCGATCAACGCCATCCTGCGGCGGTTGGAGTTCGGCAGTGCCGGTGACCGGCTGCGGATCCGACTGCGCCGGCTCGCCCCGGCCCACGTGCAGGCCTTCCTCAAGGACCTCCGCACCCTCTCGGCCGGCAGCGCCGCGACCGGCGCGGAGGCCGGGCAAGAGCTCAGCGAGGCCGACCTGGAGAAGCGGTTCACCGCACTGAGTCGCTTCATGCACCAGCTCCGCCGTCCCGGGCCGACGGGGGAGCCGACCGATCGGGACCGCCTGCTCGACGTGCGGCGCCACGTCGAGATCAGCGCGGAGCGCTACGACTCGCTCACCGGTGAGGTGCGTGCGACGTACCGGACGCTGGGGGAGAAGAGCGGTGGCGAGAGCCAGGAGCTGGTCGCCTTCATCGTCGGCTCGGCGTTGCGCTTCCGGCTGGGCGACGAGATGCGGTCGCGGCCCCGGTTCGCACCGGTCTTCCTCGACGAGGGGTTCGTCAAGGCCGACTCGGAGTTCGCGGGTCGTGCCGTGCGGGCCTGGCGCGGGCTGGGTTTCCAGCTGATCATCGGGGTCCCGCTGGACAAGGTGACCGGGCTCGAGCCGCACATGGACGAGCTGCTCGCGATCACCAAGAGCAGCACCACGCACCAGTCGTGGATCACCCCGATCCGCGACGCGGCCGACGCCTGA
- a CDS encoding aldo/keto reductase, with product MSEIPTITLNDGASLPAIGFGTYPLTGADGVEAITSALHTGYRLLDTAVNYRNEEEVGQALRASGLRRDEVWIASKIPGRHHGYDDAIASTEESLRRLGVDHLDLHLIHWPNPGVDRYGEAWRALVDLRERGLVRSIGVSNFTEANLDRIIAETGVTPAVNQIELHPYFPQIRMRAANEARGIRTESWSPLGKRQAPFTEAPVRAAAEAHEVTPGQVILRWQLQIGSLPIPKSATPERQRENLDVFGFELTAEEVGAITALGRPDGRLFDGDPETHEEM from the coding sequence ATGAGCGAGATCCCCACGATCACCCTCAACGACGGCGCCTCCCTGCCCGCGATCGGCTTCGGCACCTACCCGCTGACCGGGGCGGACGGGGTCGAGGCGATCACCAGCGCGCTGCACACCGGCTACCGACTGCTCGACACCGCGGTCAACTACCGGAACGAGGAGGAGGTCGGGCAGGCGCTGCGGGCCTCCGGGCTCCGCCGCGACGAGGTGTGGATCGCCTCGAAGATCCCCGGCCGCCACCACGGGTACGACGACGCCATCGCCTCCACCGAGGAGTCGTTGCGGCGGCTCGGTGTCGACCACCTCGACCTGCACCTGATCCACTGGCCGAACCCCGGCGTCGACCGGTACGGCGAGGCCTGGCGGGCCCTGGTCGACCTGCGCGAGCGGGGCCTGGTGCGCTCGATCGGCGTCTCCAACTTCACCGAGGCCAACCTGGACCGGATCATCGCCGAGACCGGGGTGACCCCGGCGGTCAACCAGATCGAGCTGCACCCCTACTTCCCCCAGATCCGGATGCGAGCGGCCAACGAGGCGCGTGGCATCCGGACCGAGTCGTGGAGCCCGCTCGGCAAGCGTCAGGCGCCGTTCACCGAGGCCCCGGTGCGCGCCGCCGCCGAGGCGCACGAGGTCACCCCCGGCCAGGTGATCCTGCGCTGGCAGCTGCAGATCGGCTCGCTGCCGATCCCCAAGTCGGCCACCCCCGAGCGGCAGCGGGAGAACCTGGACGTCTTCGGCTTCGAGCTCACCGCCGAGGAGGTCGGCGCGATCACCGCGCTGGGCCGCCCGGACGGACGCCTCTTCGACGGCGACCCGGAGACCCACGAGGAGATGTAG
- a CDS encoding glutaminase, translating into MQTPVPDYLLEVLESCGSSADGAVADYIPELAAADPDRLAVALATMDGQVHAAGDATVRFTIQSISKPFAYALALRDHGLPAVLASVGVEPSGDAFNEISLEEATGRPRNPMINVGALVTHSLVGDASLEPDARDRLLLDGLSSFAGRPLDVDERVFDSELGTADRNLALAYLVRSYGVTAADPEEVVRGYTRQCAIRVDVRDLAVMAATLAHGGVNPVTGAAVVPAWVARQVLSVMATCGMYDAAGDWFSHVGIPAKSGVAGGLIGALPGQVGIGTFSPRLDEFGNSVRGVRVCERLSDDMGLHLMGTPATGAHVLRRSVRDGHAHTLELQGAVRFSGAEAVLRAMSDLGPEVHEVTVDLSRITSIDDVGRRMLLEGVRRLGLDGVRVALDRPDYLERSPDQS; encoded by the coding sequence ATGCAGACCCCTGTGCCCGACTACCTCCTCGAGGTCCTGGAGTCGTGCGGCAGCAGCGCCGACGGTGCCGTCGCCGACTACATCCCCGAGCTCGCCGCGGCCGACCCGGACCGGCTGGCCGTGGCGCTGGCCACGATGGACGGTCAGGTCCACGCGGCCGGCGACGCCACCGTCCGGTTCACCATCCAGTCGATCTCCAAGCCGTTCGCCTACGCCCTGGCCCTGCGCGACCACGGCCTCCCCGCGGTGCTGGCCTCGGTCGGGGTGGAGCCCAGCGGCGACGCGTTCAACGAGATCTCCCTGGAGGAGGCGACCGGGCGGCCCCGCAACCCGATGATCAACGTCGGCGCCCTGGTCACCCACTCCCTGGTCGGCGACGCATCCCTGGAGCCCGACGCCCGCGACCGGCTGCTCCTCGACGGCCTCTCCTCCTTCGCCGGGCGGCCGCTCGACGTCGACGAGCGGGTCTTCGACTCCGAGCTCGGCACGGCCGACCGCAACCTCGCGCTCGCCTACCTGGTGCGCAGCTACGGCGTGACCGCCGCCGATCCCGAGGAGGTGGTCCGCGGCTACACCCGGCAGTGCGCGATCCGGGTCGACGTCCGCGACCTCGCGGTGATGGCGGCGACGCTGGCCCACGGCGGGGTCAATCCGGTCACCGGTGCTGCGGTCGTGCCCGCCTGGGTGGCCCGCCAGGTGCTGAGCGTGATGGCCACCTGCGGGATGTACGACGCCGCCGGCGACTGGTTCTCCCACGTCGGCATCCCGGCCAAGAGCGGCGTCGCCGGCGGATTGATCGGCGCGCTGCCGGGACAGGTGGGCATCGGCACCTTCTCCCCGCGCCTGGACGAGTTCGGCAACTCCGTGCGCGGGGTCCGGGTCTGCGAGCGGCTCTCCGACGACATGGGCCTGCACCTGATGGGCACCCCGGCCACCGGCGCCCACGTGCTCCGCCGCAGCGTCCGCGACGGCCACGCGCACACCCTGGAGCTCCAGGGCGCGGTCCGGTTCTCCGGTGCGGAGGCGGTGCTGCGTGCGATGAGCGACCTCGGCCCCGAGGTGCACGAGGTCACCGTCGACCTCAGCCGGATCACCAGCATCGACGACGTGGGCCGGCGGATGCTGCTCGAGGGCGTCCGACGGCTGGGTCTGGACGGGGTGCGTGTCGCCCTCGACCGTCCGGACTACCTCGAGCGCAGTCCCGACCAGTCCTGA
- a CDS encoding DUF6328 family protein encodes MNSTQRPSGPRPPEQLTRNWNELLQELRVMQTGVQILTGFLLTVPFSTRFDDLAPHQRDLYLAVLAGAVLTTLLIVAPVSFHRVLFRQQQRGWLVAAGHVCARAGLVCFGLVSAGVVVLVFDVVAGTVPGLVAGGVVVVAFATLWYGVPRLVARADRLPDDEPEELRDERPDDVER; translated from the coding sequence GTGAACAGTACGCAGAGGCCGAGCGGACCCCGCCCGCCCGAGCAGCTGACCCGGAACTGGAACGAGCTGCTCCAGGAGTTGCGAGTGATGCAGACCGGTGTCCAGATCCTCACCGGCTTCCTGCTCACGGTGCCGTTCTCCACCCGGTTCGACGACCTGGCCCCGCACCAGCGCGACCTCTACCTCGCCGTGCTCGCCGGAGCGGTGCTGACCACGCTGCTGATCGTCGCGCCGGTCTCGTTCCACCGGGTGCTGTTCCGGCAGCAGCAGCGCGGCTGGCTGGTCGCCGCCGGCCACGTCTGCGCCCGCGCGGGCCTGGTCTGCTTCGGGCTCGTCTCGGCCGGCGTCGTGGTGCTGGTCTTCGACGTGGTCGCCGGCACCGTTCCCGGCCTGGTCGCCGGCGGTGTCGTCGTGGTCGCCTTCGCCACGCTCTGGTACGGCGTCCCCCGGCTCGTCGCCCGCGCCGACCGACTGCCCGACGACGAGCCCGAAGAGCTGCGCGACGAGCGCCCCGACGACGTGGAGCGATGA
- a CDS encoding pyridoxal phosphate-dependent decarboxylase family protein encodes MAAERAAIGWLCGVLGYPAQAHGAFVSGGSLANLSALVAARHGRTAATGRPPGIIVAGASAHSSVWSAAAIMGCTVAVAGVPDSALHAVDLAAVLDSVDPADVVAVVASAGATNTGAVDALAEIATVCAERGHWLHVDAAYGGAAMLAPAARDAFAGIERADSVTVDPHKWLFTPYDCAAVLYREPSRARAAHRQQAHYLDAVNGEEADNPSDYAVHLTRRARGLPLWASLLANGTDAYVDAVERCLAMADHAAKQIEASAVLELAGEPQLSVVLFRRIGWEPADYARWSHHVRVTGFGLVTPTIFAGSTVLRFCFVNPRTSETDVDLLLESLIADPP; translated from the coding sequence GTGGCCGCCGAACGAGCCGCGATCGGCTGGCTCTGCGGTGTCCTCGGCTATCCGGCGCAGGCGCACGGCGCGTTCGTCAGCGGCGGCTCGCTGGCCAACCTGAGCGCCCTGGTCGCTGCCCGCCACGGCCGCACCGCGGCGACGGGACGACCGCCGGGGATCATCGTCGCCGGCGCGTCGGCGCACTCCTCGGTGTGGTCGGCAGCGGCGATCATGGGCTGCACGGTGGCGGTGGCCGGTGTGCCCGACTCGGCCCTGCATGCGGTCGATCTGGCGGCCGTTCTCGACTCCGTCGACCCCGCGGACGTGGTGGCGGTGGTGGCCAGCGCCGGCGCGACCAACACCGGCGCCGTGGACGCCCTCGCCGAGATCGCGACCGTCTGTGCCGAGCGCGGCCACTGGCTGCACGTCGATGCCGCCTACGGCGGAGCCGCGATGCTGGCGCCGGCGGCCCGCGACGCGTTCGCCGGCATCGAGCGGGCCGACTCGGTGACCGTGGACCCCCACAAGTGGCTGTTCACCCCCTACGACTGCGCGGCCGTGCTGTATCGCGAGCCCTCGCGGGCTCGCGCCGCGCACCGCCAGCAGGCGCACTACCTGGACGCCGTGAACGGCGAGGAGGCGGACAACCCGTCCGACTACGCCGTCCACCTCACCCGCCGCGCCCGCGGGCTGCCGCTGTGGGCCTCCCTGCTGGCCAACGGCACCGACGCCTACGTCGACGCCGTCGAGCGGTGCCTGGCGATGGCCGACCACGCGGCCAAGCAGATCGAGGCGAGCGCGGTGCTGGAGCTGGCGGGCGAGCCCCAGCTCTCCGTGGTTCTCTTCCGGCGGATCGGTTGGGAGCCGGCCGACTACGCCCGCTGGTCGCACCACGTCCGGGTGACCGGGTTCGGGCTGGTCACGCCGACGATCTTCGCCGGCAGCACCGTGCTCCGGTTCTGCTTCGTCAACCCGCGCACCAGCGAGACGGACGTCGACCTGCTGCTGGAGAGCTTGATCGCCGATCCGCCCTGA